One region of Culex pipiens pallens isolate TS chromosome 2, TS_CPP_V2, whole genome shotgun sequence genomic DNA includes:
- the LOC120420495 gene encoding striatin-interacting protein 1 isoform X2: MEASGDMLTINNFFENDMMDGSSGLEFPDLDFVYADADSHANEIAELYSYTEQAEFQHNVKAFEDQMEYYKLPPSWQKLTDREQRGIILKLLDQLDMSKKSLRMKAARCILYLAQGCWAEIQCDQEQQVIARRNVMLLYEAGVFGAFVELLNLEIDNSSTASIAIRKVAVSLADSVDLRVILSVLYIITEVMRTEKEAGSEEYAQLVVNFTNEITNPIGDELLSVKLLGMITKFCSGLAPHFPMKKVLLLLWKVSLVSLGGMETLKELKDKYRASAGLPQNKEDTLEISKIMRASSPPITAPSNEDNQNPKRSKPFRRGLIKQSSLDEQEQIGLEMETPSTENEEELSEYFRQYEDPSGLNGSNVPADAPAEAETTPPAEVQEPEPEQLTNKLPWAPKIRRKDIDIFLNTSRSKFIGYILKDDQQTLAGLPQPIQEGFHTLKKHMYVSLADVQIKKEEEITRNPISTSEGEIAQTPTEILYQAILPNLPQYMISLLKILLAAAPTSKAKTESINIMADVLPEDMPMTVTQSTKLGIDVSRHKEITVKAVSAILLLYLKHFKINHIYQFEFMSQHLVFANCIPLVLKFFNQNIMSYVGSKNVIPIMDFPSCVIGEQPELTSESLIIGDSAPYSWRNVFSCINLLRILNKLTKWKHSRIMMLVVFKSSPILKRTLKVRHALMQLYVLKLLKMQTKYLGRQWRKSNMKTISAIYAKVRHRLNDDWAFGNDLDARPWDFQAEECALRNCVDRFNNRRYLQINAPDLIASEFDEPLEPDTVNGGGGGVGGGPGGNGGGQPNSANGGGGGVNGGSNGARKPDEIELSEEFKQNYELWLQQEVYNNNVDWDSLLSASEDFC; the protein is encoded by the exons ATGGAGGCTTCCGGCGACATGCTGACGATCAACAACTTTTTCGAGAACGACATGATGGAT GGAAGCAGCGGCTTAGAGTTTCCCGATTTAGACTTTGTGTACGCGGACGCCGACTCGCACGCCAACGAGATCGCGGAACTGTACAGCTACACCGAGCAGGCAGAGTTTCAGCACAATGTTAAG GCCTTCGAGGACCAGATGGAGTACTACAAGCTGCCGCCGAGCTGGCAGAAGCTCACCGACCGCGAGCAGCGCGGCATCATCCTCAAGCTGCTCGACCAGCTGGACATGTCCAAGAAGAGCCTGCGCATGAAGGCGGCGCGCTGCATCCTGTACCTGGCGCAGGGCTGCTGGGCCGAGATCCAGTGCGACCAGGAGCAGCAGGTGATTGCGCGGCGCAACGTGATGCTGCTGTACGAGGCGGGCGTGTTTGGCGCGTTCGTCGAGCTGTTGAACCTGGAGATTGA CAACTCATCCACGGCGAGCATTGCGATTCGCAAGGTGGCGGTTTCGCTGGCCGATTCCGTCGATTTGCGCGTCATCCTGTCGGTGCTGTACATCATTACCGAGGTGATGCGCACCGAGAAGGAGGCGGGCAGCGAAGAGTACGCCCAGCTGGTGGTCAACTTTACCAATGAGATTA CGAATCCCATCGGCGACGAGCTGCTCTCGGTGAAGCTGCTCGGCATGATTACGAAATTTTGCAGCGGCCTTGCGCCGCACTTTCCCATGAAGAAGGTTCTGCTTCTTCTGTGGAAGGTGTCCCTTGTATCGCTGGGTGGCATGGAAACGCTCAAGGAGCTTAAAG ATAAATACCGCGCCTCGGCCGGTCTGCCCCAGAACAAGGAGGACACGCtcgaaatttccaaaatcatgCGGGCCAGCTCGCCCCCGATCACCGCACCCTCAAACGAGGACAATCAGAACCCGAAGCGGAGCAAGCCTTTCCGAAGA GGTCTCATCAAGCAAAGCTCGCTCGACGAGCAGGAACAGATCGGGCTGGAGATGGAAACGCCCTCGACGGAGAACGAGGAAGAGCTGTCCGAGTACTTTCGCCAGTACGAGGATCCGTCGGGGCTGAACGGGTCCAACGTGCCGGCCGATGCCCCCGCAGAAG cgGAGACGACGCCTCCGGCGGAGGTCCAGGAGCCGGAACCGGAACAGCTGACCAACAAGCTGCCCTGGGCGCCGAAGATTCGCCGCAAGGACATTGACATCTTTCTGAATACGTCCCGGAGCAAGTTCATCGGGTACATCCTGAAGGACGATCAGCAAACGTTGGCCGGACTGCCGCAGCCCATCCAGGAGGGCTTCCACACGCTGAAGAAGCACATGTACGTGAGTCTGGCCGATGTGCAGATCAAGAAGGAGGAGGAAATTACGCGCAATCCGATCTCGACGTCGGAGGGCGAGATTGCGCAGACGCCGACGGAGATTCTGTACCAGGCGATTCTGCCCAATCTGCCGCAGTACATGATTTCGCTGTTGAAGATTCTGCTGGCGGCGGCGCCCACGTCCAAGGCCAAGACGGAGAGCATCAACATTATGGCCGATGTGCTGCCGGAGGATATGCC AATGACCGTCACGCAGTCCACCAAGCTCGGAATCGACGTGAGTCGCCACAAGGAAATCACGGTCAAGGCCGTCTCGGCGATCCTTCTGCTCTACCTGAAGCATTTCAAGATCAACCACATTTACCAGTTTGAGTTCATGTCGCAGCATTTGGTCTTTGCAAACTGCATCCCGCTCGTCCTAAAATTCTTCAACCAGAACATTATGAGCTACGTCGGCTCGAAGAACGTCATCCCCATCATGGACTTCCCCTCCTGCGTAATCGGCGAACAGCCCGAACTCACGTCCGAGTCGCTCATCATCGGCGATTCCGCGCCGTACTCGTGGCGGAACGTGTTCTCCTGCATCAACCTGTTGCGCATCCTCAACAAGCTGACCAAGTGGAAGCACTCGCGCATCATGATGCTGGTCGTGTTCAAATCATCGCCGATTCTCAAGCGCACCCTCAAAGTCCGTCACGCCCTCATGCAGCTGTACGTGCTCAAGCTGCTCAAAATGCAGACCAAATATCTCGGCCGGCAGTGGCGCAAGTCCAACATGAAAACCATCAGCGCCATCTACGCCAAGGTCCGCCACCGACTCAACGACGACTGGGCCTTCGGCAACGACCTGGACGCGCGTCCGTGGGACTTCCAAGCGGAAGAGTGCGCCCTGCGCAACTGCGTCGATCGGTTCAACAACCGCCGTTATCTGCAAATCAACGCCCCAGACCTAATCGCCAGCGAGTTTGACGAGCCGCTCGAACCGGACACGGTCAACGGTGGAGGTGGGGGCGTTGGCGGCGGTCCCGGTGGAAACGGAGGCGGTCAACCCAACTCGGCCAACGGCGGAGGAGGTGGCGTCAACGGCGGTTCGAATGGGGCACGCAAACCGGACGAGATTGAGCTGAGCGAGGAGTTTAAGCAAAACTACGAGCTATGGCTGCAGCAGGAAGTGTACAACAACAACGTCGACTGGGACTCGCTGCTGTCGGCGAGTGAGGACTTTTGTTGA
- the LOC120420495 gene encoding striatin-interacting protein 1 isoform X1 yields the protein MEASGDMLTINNFFENDMMDGSSGLEFPDLDFVYADADSHANEIAELYSYTEQAEFQHNVKAFEDQMEYYKLPPSWQKLTDREQRGIILKLLDQLDMSKKSLRMKAARCILYLAQGCWAEIQCDQEQQVIARRNVMLLYEAGVFGAFVELLNLEIDNSSTASIAIRKVAVSLADSVDLRVILSVLYIITEVMRTEKEAGSEEYAQLVVNFTNEITNPIGDELLSVKLLGMITKFCSGLAPHFPMKKVLLLLWKVSLVSLGGMETLKELKDKYRASAGLPQNKEDTLEISKIMRASSPPITAPSNEDNQNPKRSKPFRRVCTNTTSQLQEGLIKQSSLDEQEQIGLEMETPSTENEEELSEYFRQYEDPSGLNGSNVPADAPAEAETTPPAEVQEPEPEQLTNKLPWAPKIRRKDIDIFLNTSRSKFIGYILKDDQQTLAGLPQPIQEGFHTLKKHMYVSLADVQIKKEEEITRNPISTSEGEIAQTPTEILYQAILPNLPQYMISLLKILLAAAPTSKAKTESINIMADVLPEDMPMTVTQSTKLGIDVSRHKEITVKAVSAILLLYLKHFKINHIYQFEFMSQHLVFANCIPLVLKFFNQNIMSYVGSKNVIPIMDFPSCVIGEQPELTSESLIIGDSAPYSWRNVFSCINLLRILNKLTKWKHSRIMMLVVFKSSPILKRTLKVRHALMQLYVLKLLKMQTKYLGRQWRKSNMKTISAIYAKVRHRLNDDWAFGNDLDARPWDFQAEECALRNCVDRFNNRRYLQINAPDLIASEFDEPLEPDTVNGGGGGVGGGPGGNGGGQPNSANGGGGGVNGGSNGARKPDEIELSEEFKQNYELWLQQEVYNNNVDWDSLLSASEDFC from the exons ATGGAGGCTTCCGGCGACATGCTGACGATCAACAACTTTTTCGAGAACGACATGATGGAT GGAAGCAGCGGCTTAGAGTTTCCCGATTTAGACTTTGTGTACGCGGACGCCGACTCGCACGCCAACGAGATCGCGGAACTGTACAGCTACACCGAGCAGGCAGAGTTTCAGCACAATGTTAAG GCCTTCGAGGACCAGATGGAGTACTACAAGCTGCCGCCGAGCTGGCAGAAGCTCACCGACCGCGAGCAGCGCGGCATCATCCTCAAGCTGCTCGACCAGCTGGACATGTCCAAGAAGAGCCTGCGCATGAAGGCGGCGCGCTGCATCCTGTACCTGGCGCAGGGCTGCTGGGCCGAGATCCAGTGCGACCAGGAGCAGCAGGTGATTGCGCGGCGCAACGTGATGCTGCTGTACGAGGCGGGCGTGTTTGGCGCGTTCGTCGAGCTGTTGAACCTGGAGATTGA CAACTCATCCACGGCGAGCATTGCGATTCGCAAGGTGGCGGTTTCGCTGGCCGATTCCGTCGATTTGCGCGTCATCCTGTCGGTGCTGTACATCATTACCGAGGTGATGCGCACCGAGAAGGAGGCGGGCAGCGAAGAGTACGCCCAGCTGGTGGTCAACTTTACCAATGAGATTA CGAATCCCATCGGCGACGAGCTGCTCTCGGTGAAGCTGCTCGGCATGATTACGAAATTTTGCAGCGGCCTTGCGCCGCACTTTCCCATGAAGAAGGTTCTGCTTCTTCTGTGGAAGGTGTCCCTTGTATCGCTGGGTGGCATGGAAACGCTCAAGGAGCTTAAAG ATAAATACCGCGCCTCGGCCGGTCTGCCCCAGAACAAGGAGGACACGCtcgaaatttccaaaatcatgCGGGCCAGCTCGCCCCCGATCACCGCACCCTCAAACGAGGACAATCAGAACCCGAAGCGGAGCAAGCCTTTCCGAAGAGTATGTACGAACACTACTAGTCAGTTGCAAGAG GGTCTCATCAAGCAAAGCTCGCTCGACGAGCAGGAACAGATCGGGCTGGAGATGGAAACGCCCTCGACGGAGAACGAGGAAGAGCTGTCCGAGTACTTTCGCCAGTACGAGGATCCGTCGGGGCTGAACGGGTCCAACGTGCCGGCCGATGCCCCCGCAGAAG cgGAGACGACGCCTCCGGCGGAGGTCCAGGAGCCGGAACCGGAACAGCTGACCAACAAGCTGCCCTGGGCGCCGAAGATTCGCCGCAAGGACATTGACATCTTTCTGAATACGTCCCGGAGCAAGTTCATCGGGTACATCCTGAAGGACGATCAGCAAACGTTGGCCGGACTGCCGCAGCCCATCCAGGAGGGCTTCCACACGCTGAAGAAGCACATGTACGTGAGTCTGGCCGATGTGCAGATCAAGAAGGAGGAGGAAATTACGCGCAATCCGATCTCGACGTCGGAGGGCGAGATTGCGCAGACGCCGACGGAGATTCTGTACCAGGCGATTCTGCCCAATCTGCCGCAGTACATGATTTCGCTGTTGAAGATTCTGCTGGCGGCGGCGCCCACGTCCAAGGCCAAGACGGAGAGCATCAACATTATGGCCGATGTGCTGCCGGAGGATATGCC AATGACCGTCACGCAGTCCACCAAGCTCGGAATCGACGTGAGTCGCCACAAGGAAATCACGGTCAAGGCCGTCTCGGCGATCCTTCTGCTCTACCTGAAGCATTTCAAGATCAACCACATTTACCAGTTTGAGTTCATGTCGCAGCATTTGGTCTTTGCAAACTGCATCCCGCTCGTCCTAAAATTCTTCAACCAGAACATTATGAGCTACGTCGGCTCGAAGAACGTCATCCCCATCATGGACTTCCCCTCCTGCGTAATCGGCGAACAGCCCGAACTCACGTCCGAGTCGCTCATCATCGGCGATTCCGCGCCGTACTCGTGGCGGAACGTGTTCTCCTGCATCAACCTGTTGCGCATCCTCAACAAGCTGACCAAGTGGAAGCACTCGCGCATCATGATGCTGGTCGTGTTCAAATCATCGCCGATTCTCAAGCGCACCCTCAAAGTCCGTCACGCCCTCATGCAGCTGTACGTGCTCAAGCTGCTCAAAATGCAGACCAAATATCTCGGCCGGCAGTGGCGCAAGTCCAACATGAAAACCATCAGCGCCATCTACGCCAAGGTCCGCCACCGACTCAACGACGACTGGGCCTTCGGCAACGACCTGGACGCGCGTCCGTGGGACTTCCAAGCGGAAGAGTGCGCCCTGCGCAACTGCGTCGATCGGTTCAACAACCGCCGTTATCTGCAAATCAACGCCCCAGACCTAATCGCCAGCGAGTTTGACGAGCCGCTCGAACCGGACACGGTCAACGGTGGAGGTGGGGGCGTTGGCGGCGGTCCCGGTGGAAACGGAGGCGGTCAACCCAACTCGGCCAACGGCGGAGGAGGTGGCGTCAACGGCGGTTCGAATGGGGCACGCAAACCGGACGAGATTGAGCTGAGCGAGGAGTTTAAGCAAAACTACGAGCTATGGCTGCAGCAGGAAGTGTACAACAACAACGTCGACTGGGACTCGCTGCTGTCGGCGAGTGAGGACTTTTGTTGA